The Salvelinus alpinus chromosome 3, SLU_Salpinus.1, whole genome shotgun sequence genome segment GCCCAACCCCATGGCATGAAGTTTACCCCAGCAGTCTTGACAGTACAGCTTGCTGTGGGTTTGATATCACACCCATGCAAATGTACATGTGAATTACATCGCTTTCTTATCTGAAACACTTGGCATTGGCAGAGTTTGGTGCTAGGCATATGCCTATGTAGTGTAAGCAAGAAATAACAATCTGGGTCGGCGCATAGTAACGTCACTTTGTCACTGTCATGTTCAAAGTAATTGTGTTATTTCTTTGATGCAATCCTTGTTCCGAGCTAGTTTTACTCTTTGAGTTAATTAGCATTTTCTAATTGCACTTATTTGTGACCTGGTTGTTTACAGTCACAGACACCCAAGAAGCAGATACGGTTGCTCCCCAAGAtgagcttttatggctttgtagtgTTTCTAAAAAAGGTGCAGTTACCCTCCTGGCTCAGTGTTGGACTCCTGTTCCCTGCCAACTTCCTGACTAActatgacataatgatttatagGGGTTGTAAATAGTCAATTAACTGATTATTAACCCTTTATTTTCAATATATATAAATGTTTCAGAAATGGTACCTTGAAGATAGAATCTGCAGTTGAAAAAAGTGTTTACCCCtcttctgttttggtaaaaagctgagggatgggcctcaaattcatagacagagcattGGATGCAAGAACAGACCacatcaaaattatagttttaaccatgttttcaaGGTtttcagtgtttgtttacatctaTGAGGTTTACAAACCTtagattaaaaaaacattttgtgttCTGATGGaatatgacagttgaactaagctcacgagGAAATTTATAagttataaattaatgatatgatacccattgattcttgaagaatataagtcCAGAAacggatgtagcaactaaggattctagctaatGGCTAAGTGTTACCTGAAAGAGTTTAACCAGGTTAGATTGATAAGTTTGACCATTATTCTACCATCTCTCTGCCATCTTCGATTTTACCTTTACAAAGAGAACTCGTATGACTCATTTGGGGTTCTCAGTAGGTCCTGTTTAATAAGTTACTCTGTGTTCTGCAAAGCTTCAAAGATCACAGTGAAGGAACACCATGTTCACGCTGAACACTGAGAAATCACTAATTGAGTACAAAGCCTTTCAATGATACATTGTTTGAGCTTCTGAAAGGTGGGTCCAAGGacatctactgtactgtatgcctgAGCTTCCCTGAACACAGAGCTGGAATGTTGCAACAGTCTTGGGTTTCACTTTGGCTGCCAGGTTTCCTTAGGTTGGTTGCCATCTCTTTTCAGCTATTGCATTCCACTCCTTGTCACTCCTATCACTTGCCAAAGAGACTGGCAAATGacaggagtggcaaggagtggaatgttagctaaaaatACTGGTAACCAAACTAAGGTTCACTGTTGACCTATAACATAGAGGTTGGGAAAGGATGCTCTGAGGGCACACTGATTTCTCACATAGCTGTGGCCCTCGTGTCTCTCCATATTTCTTGTTTATCAGTTGTGACCTATCTGGACAGTTTAAATCATAATTTTTTCTATGTCAGAAGGGCTGGCACACGGCTTGTACCCAGTTGATTTAGCATTTAGCATAATTAGACACTATCAACTTGATGCCACGGAAATGTAAAATGTAAGCAAATGTACTGTATCAGGATATTTTGAATTGGATTACATATAGTGAAATGCACACAATAAGAAACTGTAAAATACATAAAGGCTAAAACCCATCCTCTAAAAACATAAACATAACACAAGTAGGACATTGACATTCCAATTATAAACATTCCTACTAGAAATAATGGTCCCTTAATGGATGTACAGTGTGCATGAATATAATTCTTACCTTGTTGATGGAGAATTGGTCTCTGTCCTGGAGAGGGAGTGGATTTCAGATGTGAAAATGTCCAACCATATCTTAGTGCTCTCCTACTTAGAGGTTCTGCATTAATTTCTTATACTTtattattctctctttctcttcctgttCTCTTTTCACATTCACTCAGTTTCTCAGTCCTCCTTATGTTGACACTCAGGTGTTCCGCCACAggtgcagtctctctctctctctctctctctctctctctctctctctctctctctctctctctctctctctctctctctctctctctctctctctctctctctctctgtctctctgtctctctgtctctcgctctttctctcttgcgcacacacacacaaacacacacacaccagtggagacTGGTGGGAGCAGGAGGATGGACTCATTGTAATGGCCGGAATGGTATCGATGGagcggagtcaaacatgtggtttccatttgtttgatgtgcttgataccgttccatttattccattacagccattacaatgggcccgtcctcctatagctcctccaaccagcctcctctgacacacacacacacacatgcacacacacgcacacacacaaagacagccaAATACAAGCAAGTAAATGTAACAACCATGTGATTTGAAGGGGACTTGTTGTCAGAATGCCCAACCCCTTTCAAGAGTACTGTTAATTAAGTTactgtcccactgggcacacactggttgaatcaatgttgtttccacgtcatttcaatgtaattatgttgaaccaacgtggaatagatgttgaattgacgtctgtgcccagtggggtctTACAGTGAACTTGAGAGGTGTGCAGCTTTCCAGTTGGTAAATTAATGCACTATTACAACCCCTCTCCTACCGCAAAACTGGATCTGTTTCCAAGTGGAATGGAATGGAAACAACTAATTTTAATTGGCCAAAGCCATGTTTTCTCATGGCTATAGCCATATCATTGGAATAATATGCTGAAACAAAACACTCTGACGAGTGACGTGGTAATAATTTGCCTTCACTAATGTGATTGGATCATTGGATATCCTTATGTTTGCAACAATGTTTTTCCAGTTaccatccctgggtcgctcctcttttcagttcgctgcagctagcgactggaacgagctgcacaaaacactcaaactggaccattttatctccatctcttcattcaaagactcaattagGGACACTCTTTACTGCTGAAAAGACCTCAACAAAAATAAATGTTCATTCAACTTTTGAATTAATAGCCTGTCCACAGAGGAGAAATACAATGTGTCACCATTGCTCAAAGTCAGAGGGGAAATCACAGTCAAGGAATTAATTCCCAGGCCTGCTTTGCAAGTTTGAATAACATTCAACATGACTTGGGAAATATTTGCTTACAGTAAACTATGACCATATCCAGGCCACTTGGTGATGTAGATCATGTTTGGGTAGATTCATCAATGCTGGTAAGCTATTAAATAATAAATTCATTGTTTCATTCCAAAGTCCTGCATTGAGCCCATGATTGAGCCCTGATTAATTTCTGCTCAAGACAGAAATTAAAACTGAGGTACAACGCCCTCTGTTGGTAGACGTCACCCAATCCGGAACTAAAATATTTACCTACTAGAATCAGTCCTAAGTATGGTACAATTCCATTGGTTTATGAGAGTTCGCTTTCCTACCATCACGTTTTTCTATTGGTCCTTCGTCTGGTAACGTGTCGTTTTGGGTGTAAATAGTGGAATAGCGGATTAACTTGAAGAAGTCGCAGAAATATAACTGCAATGTGCCAAGAATAATACAAATCCAACAATTCCATGAACAGTTGAAGAGGCGATGGAGGTACATGTATGCATATATGTTGTTTTTCTTCAGAACAATGGCTTGAACAGCTGGTTTGAAGACTGTTCAGATTGGCCTGCATGGTCTCTAGATACTTCTGCTGAACTGTCGATCAGTAAATATTTTGATGAATTGCTCTCCATTATCTTGTTCTCGCAGATTAATTCGTGCACGGTAGTGTTAGTAATTTACACCAACCCGCTACTATATATATCTATCCATATATTGATAACAAGCTATCTAGATGTCAATGTCCCACAGATTGTCAAAAGCACTCCTTTCCATCCATATGCGCTTGTTTATATCTAGACTTTCACTTTGACCTTTCCTATGCTACCACTGTTCACGTGATAATTTAGGAGCTACAATTCTCCTTTCTCAAATGCAGTTGTTCAAGTAACGTTATTAGGCTAACATTTAACCTCATCCTCTCAACAGAATCTTCAAAATCTTCCTATTGACATACAGACTAGTAAGCTTTTAGGTAAGATTGGATATAGTAATGAATGGGACATTTTTCTACGAGTCTTTGGATTTCTGTAGTGGTACATTGACCAGCTATCTCCTGTAGACTGGCTGGTGGACCGACGACACTGCAGTCTGAAATGGCAGAGTGCTGTAATGAGCATCCGGGAGAAGATCAACGCTGCGATGCAGGACATGCCAGAGAACGAGGAGATCAAGGAGCTTCTCTCAGGGTCCTGTAAGTCCCTCACTCTCCTGACTGCTCCACAGCCACTATTCAGATAAACGCAAATGTCTGGTACTTGCCGTTGACATACCAAAATATAATAGTGCTGTCCTTTGTTATTGCAGACATCCACTACTTCCACTGCTTGAGGATAGTGGACATCCTGAGGGGGACTGAGGCCTCTTCCAAAAACGTCTTTGGCAGATACTCCTCTCAGAGGATGAAGGTGAAGTGACATACAATGTCTGACAGTTGTTTTTGTCATCGTTTATCCCCCAAGTAGCCATCTACAAACCAGTGTTCTCTGTTTTGTTGCTGCAGGACTGGCAAGAAATAGTGTCCCTCTATGAGGCAGACAATGTTTACTTGGGTAAGTATGAGATGAAATAGTGGCCCACCTATGAGGCAGACTATGTTAACTTGGGTAAGTGTGAGATTAAATAGTGGCCCTCTATCCTGGTCGTGGGGATCcacagggtgtgcaggcttttcaGCTAATCAAGGGTTGAATGATTTGTAGTTTAGTGGAATTTAGTTTTTTCGTAACACTGCGTCGGAATTAAAGCCTTAGCACCCTGTGGGTCCATGCTCAAGACCCGGGATGGAGGAACACTGATGGAGGATGTATGAACTAAGATTGGAATATAGACTGGTGAGACTTGAGTGTGACTGAGTATTGACTCTTCCCTGTTGTGTGACGCAGCGGAGGTGGCCAGCTTGTTGAGCCGCACTGTGAGCTATGAGGGTCCGGCCCTGAGGAAGCAGGTAGCCAAGGCCCAGCAGCTTCAGCAGGAGTTGAGCCGGAGAGAGACTGAGTGCCAGAGCTCTGCTGCGGACCTGAGGGAGCGCTTCTACGCAGGCTGCAAGCAGTACGGCATCATGGTGAGGACACACAGAGTGAAACGCTGTGGTATGCATGTGGTGAAAACAGAGGTACAGCATATGCACAGTGTTACGCTGATGCATAGGTACACTGATCCATACCTCAAGGCAAGGGTACAGTGTGATATTCTGTATTTAAAATGGTACACTTTCCCTGTGCCTGGCTGACACAATTTATTTCTCTCCCAGGGGGAAAATGTGGCTCGGGAGCTGCAGGCTCTGGTGAAGGATCTACCAACGACTCTTGGGGAAGTGGGGAGGGACGCCAAGCTAGAGGAGCAAATCCAACTTTACACAGCCTTCACAAACTTTCTCTGTGACTGGTGAGTGTGAAACCCTTCCAGGTTCTGTGGAAAACACAGGGCCTTGCTGGGTACGTCTTTTTGAATGGCATCAGTTGTTGAGTAAGAGTTTGTCGTCCTGCCACAGGGATGAGCCAGTGCTGCCCATGCTGACTTTTGCCCAAAAGAGAGGTAACCCCACGTTCTATGAGTGGCGAACTGGAAAAGCACCAGCGGTCATCGAGAGGCCTGTAATGGAGGAGGCGCCCCCTGATACGGTCACAGAGGAAACGGTTTGTTGATCTTACACAATCTCTATCATTATAAGTTGGTCTAAAAGATGAGAGTGTCCGGGCTGCATCTTGAAACTAGTGTGAAATACTTTTAGGGCATTTGAAAATATCCTCTTAACTTTAAATTCACACACAATTCATTGTTATAGTAAGACGTCATGCTGacggtgtgtgtctgtatctctatGTCCATTCAGATTGACTGGGGTGACCTGGGGTGTGGGACAGGGGCAGAAGGGACACAGGATGTGATCacggtggaggatggaggagtggactGGGGCATCAGCCTGGAGCCTGGCTCTGAGGTAAGAGTTAAGAGAACATACATTTTGTTCTTCATACATTTCTGTATGAACATTTTAGTGTTTGCCATGAATCTTACTTTCTATTTTCTTACTTACTTTCTAATCCTCTTTGTGGCTTGAGGCACATAAGGCATCCATAAGATGCCTTTTATCTCTTTATGTGTTTTTGTTCCCCATAGGGCACAGATGCAGGTGTCATTGATTGGGGAGAGAGTGAAACCCCTATAGAAATTGAGATCTTAGATATGGGCACGGACTGTGAGTATTCTTACCTTTTTATACCTGTAGCTGTagacaaaaaaaaaacgtttCATAAATTCTACTGCGCAATGTATCTTCCGCATGGTAGCAGCAcattaagaatatgaaatgtaacCATAAACTATGGTCGTGTGACCAGGTCCTGATGGTGTGGCCAGGGGGGAGGATGCTCTGTCTATATTGGAGACCCCACAGACCCGCAGCCAGTACATCGACGAGCTGATGGAGGTAGGTAACCATCCGGCTCTAATGCACAACCCTCTGGTGTTGTATGACAACTCTATGGAAAGATTTTGACAAGCCAGTCTCACTGTAATTGTGCATTTATCAGATTATGCTTTGAAATGCGTGGTATTGAAGTGCGTAGTATTACCTTTTTCCGTCGTAAGATTGCAATGTACGAGTTGCTCTTAGCGCACCATTGTTTACTAACTGGAGATGAGAGCGCAGACTGAgccagtgtggttgtgtgttgGGCAGTTGGAGGTATTCCTGGCCCAGCGGCTgagtgagatgggagaggagggcaATGTGGTGGCCATGTGTCAGTTCCAGCTGGCCCCCTCCATCATCCAGGGGCAGACCTGCCAGCGCATCCAGGAGATGCTGGCTGAGGTGCGCCACCTGCTGCAACGGCTGACCAACCTACGGATGCAGCACCTCTTCATGATCCAGGCCTCGCCACGGTGAGTCTTCGCCACAACACTACAACTGTCAGCTTCATCAGTAGTCATCTCTATCATCTTCTCAGACCTCTACAACAACCAGTATTGCCATTAGCTGGTTCCTTGTAAAGGGTATTCAGGGGAACTCCCCATgctgaggcggtgtgtgtgtcccAGGTACGTGGAGCGTGTCTCGGAGGTCCTGAGGCAGAAGCTGAAGCAGGCAGACATCCTCGTGCTGAAGCGGGCCACACTGGCCGAGAAGAGACAGGAAGCTCTGGAAGAGCAGGCCACCCTGGAGCCCCGCATCGACCTCCTGGCTCAGCGCACCCACCAACTCCACAAACTGGTactgtccatctgtctctctctcgtatGTTTCTGTCTGGTAGATTACAATGACGACAGGCAAGTGTGGGACCCACCTGACCTGTGACTTACTTGTGTTGTGTTTTACAGATCGAAGCGGACATTTCAAAACGCTACAACAACCGGCCTGTCAACCTAATGGGAGTCAATGTGTAGCTGTTGTAGTTCACCCAGATTTGTATCATCGTCGTAGCTCCCtagaaaaaataaatgtttgatttgatgTAAAGGTGTGTTGTTATGAATACTTTTTTCATTATCTGCTGTAAACAACTCTTCAAATAATATACTGACATTGTTGTACCTGTTTTTAAACCGCTCCTAATGTTGCTAGGCAATATAGATAGTAGATGTGAAACAGAAATAAGAACAAGGTCGGGAGTGAGTATACACATAATGCACTTGAATGAGACGCACAATGTCAACTCCCCCTACCGTTACACAATTCTTGATCTAAACCTCAGCCTTCTCCTTGAGCTCTTTGTTACTGCAGCCTAAGATTCTAACATGTTGTGATCTCCTTTTCACCCCTGGGCTGCTAGCTGCATAATCACACTCCCAAAGCCTCATGATGATCGCAAGATTGAGAGGCTAATGGCCAGTATCATTGAATCTCAACAGATGGATAaaagggagggaaaggagagTAGATGGTTTACATGGGACTAATAACACATTATTCTGTGAAGCTGCCTTAGAGGGGTTTCTTTTGATATCACACAGACAAAGAAAACCACTTATGGATAACGCTGAGGCTGAGTCAGTATTGTTGAAATGATCTGCACTGTATCCCAATATCGATGcatgttattgtcatgcaaataccctagatgatgatggtggtgataagCAGGGTGTACAGTTCCCCAGAAAAATCCAATGGAGATGAGAATTTAACATTTATCAAACCAATCCAACATTAGAACAATATCTCAATTTCATGGAAATATGTTAGAAGTTTCTCATTAGTTAGCTAGTCAAGTTTGATTATTTTATAGAAATCAATTTTAATCTGCCTCCAAAACAatgttaaggaccctgggactgaaaacCTCCCGCTGCAACTGgatgctggacttcctgacgggccgcccccaggtgatgacGGTAGGAAATAACATATCCTCcacgtggccacgcacgactcccaacaccattaagtttgcttacgacacgacggtggtaggcctggtcaccgacaacaatgaaacagcctatagggaggaggtcaaagacctggcagtatggtgccaggacaacaacctcaatgtcagaaagacaaaggagctgatcgtgtactacaggaaacggaggattCAGCACGCCCCCATTCGaaacgacggggctgtagtggagcgggacgatagtttcaagttcactaaagatCTTTCAtgatccacacacaccaacacagtcgtgaagagggcacgacaacgcctcttccccctctggaggctgaaaatatttggcatctaCAGCTGGACCATTGAGAACATattgactgactgcatcaccacttggtaaggcaactgcttggcatctgaccgcaaggcacgacagagggtagtgtgtgctgcccattacatcactggggtcgAGCTCCCTGCcttctatttttgttcagcatagttAGTCCGTGTAGCTATTTGGCTATCTACATTGGCCCTTTTCCACAAGCTTTTTTTGACTCCTCACACGctgctgctgtttattatctatcctgttgcctagttactttattcctagttatatgtacatacctCAGTttcctcatacccctgcacaccGACTCggtactgtcttggtgtgcttggaccatgttagtttgttggtgatgtggacaccaaggaacttgaagctctcaacctgctccactgcagccccgtcgatgagaatgggggcgtgctcggtcctctttttcctgtagtccacaatcatctcctttgtcttgatcacgttgagggagaggttgttgtcctggcaccacacggccaggtctcttacctcctccctataggctgtctcgtcgttgtcggtggtcaggcctaccactgttgtgtcatctgcaaacttaatgctggtgttggagtcgtgcctggccgtgcagtcatgagtgaacaaggagtacaggaggggactgagcacgcacccctgaggggcccctgtgttgaggatcagcgtggcggatgtgttgctacctacccttaccgcttgggggcggcccgtcaggaagtccagaatccagttgcagagggaggtgtttagtcccagggtccttagcttattgatgggggcactatggtgttgaatgctgagctgcagtcaatgaatagcattctcacataggcgtcccttttgtccaggtgggaaagggcagtgtggagtgcaatagagattgcatcatctgtggatctgttggggcggtatgcaaattggagtgggtctagggtgtctgggacaagggtgttgatgtgagccacgaccagccttttcgaagcacttcatggctacagaagtgagtgctactggtcggtagtcgtttaggcaggttaccttagcgttcttgggcactatggtggtctgcttaaaacatgttggtattacagactcggacagggagaggttgaaaatgtaattgaagccagttggtcagcgcatgcccgCAGTACACATCCTTGTAATCCgtttggccctgtggccttgcCAATGTTGAccggtttaaaggtcttactcacctcggctgcgaAGAGCGcaatcacacagtcttccagaacagctggtgctctcatgcatgtttcagtgttatttgcctcgaagcgagcatagaagttgtttagctcgtctggtaggctcgtgtcactgggcagctctcggctgtgcttccctttgtagtctataatggtttgcaagccctgccacatccgacaagcgtcagagctggtgtggtacgattcgatcttagtcctgtattgacgctttgcctgtttgatggttcgtctgagggcatagcaggatttcttataagcttccgagtcccactctttgaaagcggcagctctagcctttagctcagtgcagatgttgcctgtaatccatggcttctggttggggtatgtacatacggtcactgtggggacggcatcatcgatgcacttattgatgaagccaatgactgatgtggtgtactcctcaatgccatcggaggaaacacagaacatattccagtctgtgctagcaaaacagtcctgtagcttagcatctgcttcatctgaccactttcttattgatctagtcactggtgcttcctgttttaatgtttgcttgtaagcaggaatcaggaggatagaattatggtcagatttgccaaatggagggcaagggagagctttgtatgtgtctctgagtgtggagtaaaggtggtccagagtttttttcctctggttgcacatttaacatgctgatagaaatttggttgaacggatttaagtttccctgcattaaagtaccCGGCTACTAAGAGTGCCACCTCTGGGTAAGCGTTTTCTTGTTCGCTTgtggcagaatacagctcatttaatgctgtcttagtgccagcctctgacggtggtggtatgtaaaacagctacgaaaaatacagataaactctctaggtaggtagtgtggtctacagtttatcatgagataatctacctcaggcgagcaatagctcgagacttccttagatatcgtgcaccagctgctatttacaaaaatacatagtccgccgccccttgacTTACCAgaagccgctgttctatcctgccggtgcagcgtataaccagctagcagtatgttgatagtgtcgtcgttcagccacatctccgtaaagcataagatattacagttttgaatgtcccgttggtagtttaatcttccgcgtaggtcatctattttattgtccaaagattgcacgtttgctagcagaatggaaggaagtgggggtttatttgatcgcctacaaattctcagaaggcagcccgcccttcggcccctttttctccgcctcctcttcacgcaaatcatggggatctgggcctgttcccaagaaagcagtatatcgtttGCATCGGCCTCGACAGACTCATTAAAGGAAGGAAAGGAAAAAAATGATTTTGCCAGTCCGTgttgagtaatcgcagtcctgatgtccagaagttattttcggtcataagagacggtagcggcaacattatgtacaaataaagtttaaaaaataagttacaaacaacgcaaataaacaaacaaaaaaacacaatcggttgggggcaaGTAAAACGTTTGCCTTCTTCTCCGGTGCCATCTTACAaaccgtgaagagggcacgacaaaacctattccccctcagaagactgaaaagatttggcatgggtcctcagatcctcaaaaggttctacagctgcaccttcgagagcatcctgactggttgcatcactgctcggcctccgaccgcaaggtactacagagggtagtgcgaacggcccaatacctcactggggccaagcttcctgccatccaggacctccataccaggcggtgtcagaggaaggccctaaaaattgtcaaagagtccagccaccctagtcatagactgttctctctgctaccgcacggcaagcggtaccggagcaccaagtctaggtccaagaggcttctaaacagcttttaccccaagccataaaaacacttaatcaaatggctacccagactatttgcattgcccccccactTTCACagcgctgctactctctgttatcatctatgcatagtcactttaataactccacctacatgtacatataacctcaactaactggtgcccccgcacattgactctgtatcggtaccccctgtatatagtctcgctattgttattttactgctgctcttaaattacttgttacttttatttcttattcttatctgtattgttttttaaactgcattgttggttaggggctcgtaagtaagcatttcactgtagtctatacctgttgtattcgctgcatgtgactaataaaattagatttgatttactggtaccccatgtatatagcaaAGTTATCGTGTGTATATTATTACCTTTATTATTACGTGTTAGGACTTTTCTATTgatcttttctttctctctgcattgttgggaagggcccataagcatttcactgttagtctacacctgttgtttacttagcatgtgacaaataacatctgatttgatttgaatgtattATAAGCATACTGATAATTCTAGCAGTGGAGTGGACAGATGTTGGGCCTTTGTAGCCCAAAAGACTAGGGTTGCCAAGGCAACTGGCCCAGTGTCCCCTGCTGTTGTCACTCTTGGTCATTGATTGCCTCTCATCTCACCAGCTTTCTCTGCTGGCATTGTCTATGCACATACATACCCTCTTTAAAATATACTAAATATATTTTCTTATGTCTTTTATTGATGATGCAGTAT includes the following:
- the cdk5rap3 gene encoding CDK5 regulatory subunit-associated protein 3, which translates into the protein MENLQNLPIDIQTSKLLDWLVDRRHCSLKWQSAVMSIREKINAAMQDMPENEEIKELLSGSYIHYFHCLRIVDILRGTEASSKNVFGRYSSQRMKDWQEIVSLYEADNVYLAEVASLLSRTVSYEGPALRKQVAKAQQLQQELSRRETECQSSAADLRERFYAGCKQYGIMGENVARELQALVKDLPTTLGEVGRDAKLEEQIQLYTAFTNFLCDWDEPVLPMLTFAQKRGNPTFYEWRTGKAPAVIERPVMEEAPPDTVTEETIDWGDLGCGTGAEGTQDVITVEDGGVDWGISLEPGSEGTDAGVIDWGESETPIEIEILDMGTDCPDGVARGEDALSILETPQTRSQYIDELMELEVFLAQRLSEMGEEGNVVAMCQFQLAPSIIQGQTCQRIQEMLAEVRHLLQRLTNLRMQHLFMIQASPRYVERVSEVLRQKLKQADILVLKRATLAEKRQEALEEQATLEPRIDLLAQRTHQLHKLIEADISKRYNNRPVNLMGVNV